The genomic window AGCATAACTTACTTAGCACTCTCTAACTGGTTAAGCGGATGACGATGTTGACTGGCTACAACTAAATGAACTAATCAGTGTCTTGACCCCCAGTGCGCATTCGCAGTCAGCCTAAAGAGATGTCGGCGATTTCCTTAGAGAGCGACTTTCGATCGGAACGCGCGAGATGGTAACCACTCGACATCGCTGCCACTCAGAGCCGCCGATATCGCTTCAAACTGCCCCGGTCGAAACTCAGCATAGCCGAAAACGCGTTGGAGTACGTCAACTGCTTCAGAATAGAACGGTCTGCCATCCACTGCCCATGACTTTGAACGGGCTCGTGACAGTAATTACATCTTCTCCAGTTAGAGAGTGCTAAGTAAGTTATGCTAACCCGTGGTCATGTGCCGAAGGGGGTCGATGACGTACGCAAGTGGTACCAGACCCTACGAGCAGTGAGGCAAGACCGCGCCTACACACCTCGCGCGCTAAAGCTACCAAACAAACAGCCTCCTGCTCGTAAGGgtctggcttgcgaggctaaaCATGGCCGATGCTGACAAAGCCCGACCGATCGCTCTTCCGTCCTTGGGAAGTGAAGTGCAACTCGGACAACTCTACAACGCGTACACGAACACGTTTTACGACGGCTACTCCCTGTGGAGCGCCGAgcaggtgaagaaaacgcagcTCATCGACTACAAGTCGCTCACCGAGTTCTTTttgtcgacgaacgacgacgagcgcaaCAAGAACGCGGGGTTCGACGTTGAGGAATCCGTTTCTTTGAAGCTCGCCCTGTTTTCGGTGACAGGCTCGGCAAAGTACTtgaacgagacgaagtcgCACGCGTACGAGGCGCGCGTCGGCGCTACGTGCCGGGTGAAGACCCGCCAGAGGTGGATGCCCATGGAGCAGATGGTGAACCGAAAGTATGACATGGTGCTCGATAATCCTGACTTTACTCACTTTGTATCGAAAGTCGTTGAAGGCGGCCAAGCCCACGTATCCTTTACTAAGAAATGTTCCAGTTCAGAAGAAGAGACCAAAATCAAAGGACAGCTTGTCGGCGCTTTAAAGAAGTTCATCACCGTCCAGGGTAGTCTTGCCTTGGACAAGAAAGACGCGTTGAAGAAGGAGCTGTCGTCTTGCGAAGTCAAGCTTACATGCGACTACGATCCTCCAAATCCAATAGTGACGTTTGCAGATGCAATCGAAGAGGCCGCGCACTTGCCCCAGCGCCTCCAAGGAAAGACGCACACTCTCACGGTGCATCTCCTGCCTGTCCATATGCTAGACTCTCGTGCCTCTCGTATTTGCCGATCTCTCGATCAAACGGACATGTCTGACGTGTCAGCTGTACTTGACAATTTTCAGCAAGCTCGACTGGAACTTGATTACACCAGCAAAGAAGTcgtcaataaaaattattttccaAACATTTACAAGCAAGTGCAGATCGTAGAAAAACAGTTGAGAGACGCCTACATCGCTTTCAAAAACGTCTGCACAAGAATCCTTCCTCAGCTTCGAGGTGCTCGAGCCTTGGACGAAACGAAACTGAAAGCGAGATTGAGAAATGCGATTAAAGAAGCTGATAATGCGGTAAAAATAGCATaccgtttcgtcgaagctaagaagaaggagaagagagcgaACGTCTTCTCTGAGGAAAAGGCTGAGTATTCTCAAGAAATTTACGACGAGGCTTTAAAGCGCGGCTCTGTTACAGTGGATCGTTCTCGTGTTATTATTGCCGGTCAAGACGGAGCTGGCAAGTCGTGTCTTGTTGATTCTCTTTTAAACAGACCATTTGAGAAAAATAAAGCGAGCACAGAAGGAGCGGCCGTAGCAATGACCCACACAGCAACAAGCGGCTGGGTGGCGACTGACAGCAAAGGCCACTTAGATTCGCTCATTGCACAGGGCGTCTATCTCATGAATCAGCAGCAGTCGACGTTGGAGATCAGGCGAAAAGGCTCTTCTGAATCATCTCGTTTTGTCTTGGAATCAAGAGACCTTGACACCGAATCAGAAGAggcagaagcagaagaaccAGACTCTCACGGCAGCACTTTTACAACAGATGACTCTCTGGAGCCCGCACATGCAGTGGAAATACTAGCAGATGATTTGAAAACGGTTGGAATGGAAGCTAAAACGCTCACGGCTAATCAGCAGCAATTGGTGAGCACTTTCCTCACAAATAGACCGAGTAAAGAAGATTTAAGTAAGCAAGCGCTGGGCGTTCGCGATATCTGGGATTTGGGTGGGCAAGAGGTGTATCTCGCCACTCATTTAGCTCTCTTGCCGGACAGCAAAGCATTTGGGTTGTCCATGTACATGATTGTGATGGACATCTCCAAGTCGCTTTCCGATGAAGcgaagtcgtttcttcgattATCGGATGGCGAAGTAATAGACCAGACGAACGAATTGAGTTGGATTCGCACAAACGGAGACTTCCCTCTCTATTGGTTTGGCTCAATCACAGCGGCTCACGAAGAGGCGCCTATGGGCGACCATTGGCTGGGTAAGGACGAAGAAGTGGCCCCTCCTCCTGTCTTTGCAATTGGTACTCACCGAGACGTCTTGGACAGCAACAAGGAAAGGTTTCCGGATTCAGCGTCAGTAGCGGAGTGGCTCATGAAGCAAGGAAGACAGTTTGAGCAAATTCTCAGCGACAGCGACTTCGTTAGACACATCGTTGTACCGAAGAAACGTAGTATGAGAGAAGACAATGAAAATTTCCGCGAGATGGATCACTTCCTTGGCAGAATATTTCTAATAGACAATTCCGTCTCAGGTTCAGGGTCACCCTGCAAAGGCGTTCAAGAGATTCGCCAACGAGTCGATTGCATGACGACAACGCACTGTCAAAAGGATAAAAAGCAGCCATTGTTCTGGGTTTACCTTGAACTTCTTCTGTTTCGTTGGAGCAAAGCTATGAAAACGGTAGTGGCtaaagtcgacgaaattgTAAAGCTCGCTCAGCATCCAACTATCTGCAATATTTCAAGTCGCGACGAAGTTCTTGTGGCCCTGAAGTATCTCGCGAATGTTGGTGCAATTCTCTATTTTCCAGAGGTGGACGGCTTagaagacgtcgtttttaCGCGACCCATGTGGGTAATCAGCGCTCTGTCAGCTTTTGTTACAGCGGCAGAGCCGGGCCCGTACATGATGCCAAAGTGGAACGttatgaaagagaaaggaataATGTCAAATGACTTGATGAAATATCGTCTAAAGCAAATGCGGGACGCTGCCCCTAGCGATTTTGCTACTCCTGTAGATGACGCAGGTACGGAGCAAATACAAGATGATAACAAGCTAATTTTGCGCCTTTTACAAcatcttgacgtcatcgcgccAGTGGCGGGATGGCCTCAAATCGAATTTTATGTCCCTTCAATGCTGAGAAAGTCCTTTCTGTACTCTCATACGCATTGGCAAAATCACGCTCACTCTCCTGGCCTCCCTGCACCCGTCATCGTCATTCCAATAAAGCTAAAGTTTGTTCCGGAGTGCCTCTACTTTCGTCTTGTTACTCGCTTTCTAAATTTGTATCCGAAAAACCCGGAACTCTCTCGTCATCAATGCATCTTTTTAGCAGAAGATAAAGAGTCTCCAGTAGAGGGTATGCAGCTGTAGTTTTGGGAATCGAAATTTTTTACTTAGTTTTGTGTTTCTAGTTGAAATTGAGCTGCTGTATCACAGCCGAGGTAATTGGATTGCTCTAACCGTTCATTACGtcaatgaagacgacgtcgcaaaaGCAAGTCCTTCCCTCTTACCGTCAATCAGAGAGGAGCTGTTCAAACAAATGCAAAGTATATGCCAGCAGGGCCTGAGAGGTTTTAAATTCAGCATATGCTGTCAAATACAAGAAGCCTTGGACAGAAGTTTGGATATTGATTTCAAATTCCTTCCTCTACTTCAGAAAGAGAAGTACAAATATTCGCCTAGAGATGCCAAGTTGTACAACAACTTTGGGAAGCGACTGGACGTAAATTCAGAAGGCTTCTCCAGAATTAACTGCTGGTTTAAACAGTCCAGTGACGCTTCATCATCGGCATCTCAAGGTAAGGTACATACCGTTAGTGCGTCTATCTTGATCACATTCGTTTCGTGCAGATTCAGTTCCAAAGGCAATCAATGAGTTTCTAATTCGCGTTGCCGCGAAACTAGTAGAAGCCAAATGGCAAAAGTTGGCTATTTGTTTGGGACGAAAAGCCAGTGCCCTGCCACAGTACAAAGAAAAGTCTGATGAGAATCTTGTTCGGGCCATGCTGGTCATAGAGGATTGGGCTGCAGAATGCGGTCAGAAAGCAACTTCAAATGCTCTTATTCAAGCTTGTAAAGATTGCGGCATTCATAGAGATTTAATTGAAACTGCTTACAAGGAGATGAAGTCGTGAGAATGTTTTTAGTGACCCTATATATGCTTTTGTTAGATTTCTCTTTACGTTGCGCTGTGCTGTATGTTTGTGATTGCTCAAATGGCTGTTGCTAGTGTAACTGTCCACAACACGAGGACATATAGATGTACAGTATTAATATTCCACTGCAAGtcaatcatttttttttagtttcgtAGAAAAGCTGTGTTTGGCACATACACTTATGAACATAACAAACATTTTTTACAACATTCTCATTGCAAAAGGTGAAAGTGTGATTTCACTTCCTGACTCATTGCGCCGTTATCGCCGTATACGACACCGTgtaatatttattttctatgaCTAATATTCCTTACCACTAGATGTTTGAATCAAGTGAACGCATTGAAAAGCTGGAGCAGCAACTGAAAGGAAGCAAAGCCAGAGGAGGACAAAGAGATTCGTCTAGTATTCTGCCATCTCGTCTTCACCTCAATAATGACGTTATCTAATAAAGGAGGAACGCCCACATCAAAGCGGAGAAAATCCTGATACTCTTCCTAATGCTATCTATTATATTTGGAGTGCTTAGGGAAATCAGTGAATCGTCTCAAGAGTTCTCACTGGATTTCAACCGAATCACCGGGGGCGGATCTCACGTCAAAACGGCAACTAATTcgttcatcatcatcgtccaCGCCATCTCAGCAGCTGCGTTTATATGCATTGACGATTCCGATTCCGATGAGGAGCTTGTGACATCGACTTGGGATCGATGATGAGATCTATATAGTTTATCTCGTTGAAGGAACGTTGGCAATCGTTCGAGGCGAGTCGTCAAGCCCGGCGGCGAATACGGATTGACGTGCATTAAAACTGGCCGTCGGCCTATAtgtctgtttttctttaaGCTGATCTTACCTCTACTAACGGGCAAAGTGGAGCGAACCCGTAAGCTCGATGAGAGAAAGTAGTCTCGCGTGGCCAGACCCTTCCCCAAATATCACAAGGAAAGGGTCTGGGGACATCCCTTTGATCTTCTGGTGTTCCGCTCCCCCATTAACGGGGGGAGCGGAACACCAGAAGATCAAAGGGATGTCCCCAGTCCCTGTGATATTTATATCAAACAGGGGAAGGGTCTGGCCACGCGAGACTAGAGAAAGTAGGAGCACTGTGGGTGCGCTAAATTAGTATGCATGATGATCTCAAAGGCTATACAATGCGACGCGCCATTCGTGGGTGTGGCGCGCGTGTGGCGAAGTCTCGCCGTGGGAAAGGTCAAGGCATTTCCCATTCGTGTGTTGGGATTGAGtgagagaaaacgaatggTGTAAGAGAAACTCAAATAACGGAAAGTCAGAAGAAAGCCTCAGACGTAGTGTCTCAAGGACGTCAAGTAAGCTGTCAATTCCAATGGGATTCTTCAAATAGAAATGCTACTCAACAACCGCTATTTTATCTCATCTTATGTCACTTCCACTCCTACTGGTATTTCTCAATTCCCCGTGCGCGTTCTTTGTGACCTCACTTTCAACATTCTCCGTGACTAAGCTCCGTCATTACTGTACCGCGAAAGTTTCGTAAACCAAATATATGAATTGCCCTTCCTGGGATACGTCAAACGATGTGCGCCTTTTTTCAACTCTCGAAGTGCACCACTCCACGAAGGCACGAAGATGATGAGTCATTGAAATGGAGGAGGTCCACACTGTGGTGCTATTTGTCAATAATCATGATCGCATAGTGAAAGCATCCAAGGTGGTCCTTCTGACGGTGCAAGCATTCGTCATCACCGCGCCGCCCCCAATCTCACGCTATAAAGGAAGGCTTTTCACCGAAGTTCCTCACTCGTTCTCAACGTCAACTGCAAGACAACGCTTTCGTCCAGAGAAAGGCTTCCGACATGAGCGATTCTGACAAAGCGCAGCCGATAATCCTTCCGTCTTTGGGCAATGAGTTCCAACTTGGACAGTTCTACAACGCTCACACGAACAAGTTCTACGACGGCTTCTCCGCTTGGAAGGCTGAGGAGGTGGAGAAAACGCAGCGCATCGCCCACAACACGCACACCGAGTTCTTTCTCTCCacgagcgacgagaagcgCAACGAGAACGCGgggctcgacgtcgaaggatCCGTTTCGCTCAAGCTCGCTTTCCTTTCTGCTTCGGGCTCCGCAAAATACTTGAGCGAGACGAAGTCGCACGCGTACGAGGCGCGCGTCGGCGCTACGTGCCGGGTGAAGACTCGCGAGAGGTGGATGCCCATGGAGCAGATGATGAACTTGAAGTACGACATGGTGCTCGCGAATCCTGACTATACTCACTTCGTCTAGAGAGTCGTTGAGGGCGGCCAAGCCCATCTCTCGTTCACCAAGAAATGTTCGAGTTCCGATGAAGAGACCGAGATTAAAGGATCGCTCTCCGGTGCTCTAAAGACGCTCGTTACCGTCGAGGGTAGTCTCGCTCTGGACAAGAAAGACGCGTTGGAAAAGGAGCAGTCGTCTTGCGAAGTCAAGCTTACATGCGACTACGATCCTCCGAATCCAATAGTGACGTTTGCAGATGCAATCGAAGAGGCCGCGCACTTGCCCCAGCGCCTCCAAGGAAAGACGCACACGCTCACTGTGCATCTCTTGCCTGTCCATATGCTGGACTCTCGTGCCTTGCGTATTTCCCGATCTCTAGATCAAACGGACATGTCTGACGTGTCAGCTGTACTTGACAATTTTCAGCAAGCTCGACTGGAACTTGATTACACCAGCAAAGAAGTCGTCAATAAGAAATGGTTTCCCAACATCTACAAGCAAGTGCAGATTGTGGAGAAACATCTGAAGGACGCCTACGTCTCTTTTAAGAACGTCTGCACGACAATCCTTCCTCAGCTTCGAAGTGCTCGCGCCTTGGACGAAAGCACACGGCAACTGAAAGCCAAATTGCGAAATGCAATTAAAGAAGCAGAGAATGCAGTAAAAATAGCATGTCATTTTGTgaaagcgaaggagaaggagaacaTAGCGATTGACCGCATCCTCAAAGAAGCCCATGGACATCAGATAATCAATGACCTGACGAATGAAGTATCGACCAAGTCTCATTGCCTGAGTCTCTCGCTAGCGGCGGTTGACACCAAGACGCATTGCTCGCAGAAAAAGTTGGGTCGCTGCAAAAAACTGATCACTTCGTGTTTGAGCTCGCCCGCTGCAcaagatgacgtcgacgtcgacgacgacgacgacgacgacgatgacaacgacgacgatgacgatgacgatgacgatgccGAGTGGTTTGAGAATGACTCTATTGTGCGAAACATTTTCTCAAACCTCGAGACCCTAggagaaacaaagaaaatcaacgaaGAGGGAAAGGTGCTTGAAAGTATGAAGTATTGCATCGGTCGCATTGCAAAGATCACGCAACCTCGCAAGATCGCTGTATCTTGCGGTAATGTCGTCGTGGTGGACGAGCGTGGAATGATACGCGAAGCTTTTTTTCACGGCCAGCCCACTGGCGTCCGCGcaaaggaggagaagaaggaagagaagaaggaggagctGCCGTTTGTCAGCGTGCAGTGGAACGATGAGAGCCCAGACGATGACATTGCCAAGTGCCGCATCACGTTCTGGAAAATCTGTGACGACACCGAGAAGCCTCCTAGCAATGACGAAGATGTTACTCGCCGGAAGAGCCAGCATACAGACGTTAAAATCGTGACTTCTTCAAAGGTTACCTTTCCGGAAGGGCTCCTAGAAGACGGCTGCTACTACGGCTTGTCtgtccagaccctctccaAGTTCTTCGGtttgtcgccgtcttccgaTGCAGTTGTGCTTCAGACAAGTCGAGCCCCGTCTATCGTGTCTAAGATCGTGGAATTCTACAGAGTCGGTCAAAAGAAGTCTATTCTAAGATCCGGATGGGAACTAGACAAGAAGACTAATTTCTTGGTCGTTGGGCGCGAAACAGACAAGAGTTGCACAAGGAGAGACCTTAAGACGGGGAAAGTCGCTGTCGACCTGGTTGACGTTATGCCCGAGTATGAACCCTATATTCGGGCACCGGAAGATGACAAAAATGCGAAAGTCGTATTGATGACGGGTGAAAGCGGCCACGGCAAGAGCACTCACATCAACGGTTTCTTCAATTGGATCTTCAGAATCTCACCACAAGATCCTATCCGACTTCTGCTCGTTGATGACCGCAAACACAGCGGCCTGCACGCGGTCACGAAGAAGATCACGGTGTACCGAATTCGGCCTCATGAAGGTTGCAGAATCAATGAGCCGCTCTATCTGATTGATAGTCCCGGTTTCGGTGATACGGAGGGTATCGAAGCCGACGAGTACGTTGCTCGAACGTACACGGCGCTTTTTCAGCTTATTACCAAGATCGACTGCGTTGCTCTAGCGATGCGTGCAACCGAGAATCGCTGCGGTCCGAAGACGAAAGCTGTTCTGCACAATATCCTTCACCAGTTCGGAAAAAACGTGAAAGACAACATCATAGCGCTACTGACGTTTGCTGACGCCGCAAAGCCGCCCGCTTTGCTTGCACTCGATGAAGTGAAGGTACCTTTACATCAGAGCGTCAAGATTAACAACGCTTTCTTTGTGTGTGCTGGAATGCCCAAGCAAGGTGACTTGGACGTGTTTGATCAGTTCTATTGGCGCCTGTACGAAGCCGGAAATGAAAGAATGTTTGAAGCCATTCAGCACCTCGTGGCTGTTCCTGCAGGACAGAGCGCGAAAGTAACAGAAGAGCGTACAAAGTTGAACGGGCACCTGTCGTTTCTCCGCGAGTCTATTATCAATTCTGTGAACCGCGGGAATAAAATCAGTGCTGACTTGGACATCATGAAACTCGGCATCACGGCTCCTCCAAATGCTTTGATCCAAGTAACAGTCCCCGTAACCACAAGAACGGATCTTCCTCCTGGCATCCACACGACATTGTGCAATGTCTGCAACTTCACTTGCCATCTCGAGTGCCCAATTGCTGGCAATGAAAAAAAGGGTTGTAGGGCAATGGATAATCACGGTTATTGCAGAATATGCCCACGCAAATGCAAGTGGGATGCACATCGCGATGACACATTTTATTATGAAACCGTTGACAAGTTGGTACAACGGCGCAATGACGAAATCATCGCGCAGTGGAGCGACAACGGAAAAAGTGTCGAATCTGCTCTTCTTAAGCTTATCACTGAGTTCATCAAAGAACAGAAAACCATTCTGGCAAGCCTTCATAGTATGCACGATCTGCACAAGCAACTCTGTCTTATTGCACTGCGTCATAATCCAAAAGGTATCCTCGACTACGTCGACAGTTTGATCGTTGAAGCTAAAACTCGAGGAGCAACCTCAGAAGTCAAAGCTCTCTATGTGGCTCGAGACGTCATCAACTTATCCGACGCCGTTGGCAAAGATGCTGATACTGCGACAAAGAGCAGCGAAATGATGAACAAGGTCATGGAGAAGGTCAAAACTGCTCTTGAAGGGCGAGTGAAAATGTCGAAAGAAGAACGTCTCACAACGCAAAATCAGCCAAGCACTTTCTACTACGAAATACACAAGATGCTCCCGAAGAGTTATCAACAGAGAGTTCCTAAGCCAGTGAAGCCGTTGGCAATACGGAAAGTAAGTGCTTTTATAGGCGTCGCAGAAGCATCAACGGTGGATTTCAAAACGGACCTTCAGTGTGTCATCAGCGTCATCAAAGTTCTTCTTAACGACGGCATCTTTGCCATGTTCCAGTCGAAAGAAAGCTGAGCAGTACAGTTCCCTGAGCTGAATGGAATCTTTTATGTAACCTATCTACACAGCGTACTTGTCACACGTTTCTTGcatgtcttctttttgtcaATGATCCTAAAGAGGGGTCCCCTGTGCTAGGCCTATCCAGTTCCCTTCTGCGAAGTTTTCGCTGGCCAACATGCGCCTTCtcgttccttcttcttcctt from Oscarella lobularis chromosome 1, ooOscLobu1.1, whole genome shotgun sequence includes these protein-coding regions:
- the LOC136199426 gene encoding uncharacterized protein, with amino-acid sequence MLDSRALRISRSLDQTDMSDVSAVLDNFQQARLELDYTSKEVVNKKWFPNIYKQVQIVEKHLKDAYVSFKNVCTTILPQLRSARALDESTRQLKAKLRNAIKEAENAVKIACHFVKAKEKENIAIDRILKEAHGHQIINDLTNEVSTKSHCLSLSLAAVDTKTHCSQKKLGRCKKLITSCLSSPAAQDDVDVDDDDDDDDDNDDDDDDDDDAEWFENDSIVRNIFSNLETLGETKKINEEGKVLESMKYCIGRIAKITQPRKIAVSCGNVVVVDERGMIREAFFHGQPTGVRAKEEKKEEKKEELPFVSVQWNDESPDDDIAKCRITFWKICDDTEKPPSNDEDVTRRKSQHTDVKIVTSSKVTFPEGLLEDGCYYGLSVQTLSKFFGLSPSSDAVVLQTSRAPSIVSKIVEFYRVGQKKSILRSGWELDKKTNFLVVGRETDKSCTRRDLKTGKVAVDLVDVMPEYEPYIRAPEDDKNAKVVLMTGESGHGKSTHINGFFNWIFRISPQDPIRLLLVDDRKHSGLHAVTKKITVYRIRPHEGCRINEPLYLIDSPGFGDTEGIEADEYVARTYTALFQLITKIDCVALAMRATENRCGPKTKAVLHNILHQFGKNVKDNIIALLTFADAAKPPALLALDEVKVPLHQSVKINNAFFVCAGMPKQGDLDVFDQFYWRLYEAGNERMFEAIQHLVAVPAGQSAKVTEERTKLNGHLSFLRESIINSVNRGNKISADLDIMKLGITAPPNALIQVTVPVTTRTDLPPGIHTTLCNVCNFTCHLECPIAGNEKKGCRAMDNHGYCRICPRKCKWDAHRDDTFYYETVDKLVQRRNDEIIAQWSDNGKSVESALLKLITEFIKEQKTILASLHSMHDLHKQLCLIALRHNPKGILDYVDSLIVEAKTRGATSEVKALYVARDVINLSDAVGKDADTATKSSEMMNKVMEKVKTALEGRVKMSKEERLTTQNQPSTFYYEIHKMLPKSYQQRVPKPVKPLAIRKVSAFIGVAEASTVDFKTDLQCVISVIKVLLNDGIFAMFQSKES
- the LOC136190920 gene encoding uncharacterized protein, giving the protein MADADKARPIALPSLGSEVQLGQLYNAYTNTFYDGYSLWSAEQVKKTQLIDYKSLTEFFLSTNDDERNKNAGFDVEESVSLKLALFSVTGSAKYLNETKSHAYEARVGATCRVKTRQRWMPMEQMVNRKYDMVLDNPDFTHFVSKVVEGGQAHVSFTKKCSSSEEETKIKGQLVGALKKFITVQGSLALDKKDALKKELSSCEVKLTCDYDPPNPIVTFADAIEEAAHLPQRLQGKTHTLTVHLLPVHMLDSRASRICRSLDQTDMSDVSAVLDNFQQARLELDYTSKEVVNKNYFPNIYKQVQIVEKQLRDAYIAFKNVCTRILPQLRGARALDETKLKARLRNAIKEADNAVKIAYRFVEAKKKEKRANVFSEEKAEYSQEIYDEALKRGSVTVDRSRVIIAGQDGAGKSCLVDSLLNRPFEKNKASTEGAAVAMTHTATSGWVATDSKGHLDSLIAQGVYLMNQQQSTLEIRRKGSSESSRFVLESRDLDTESEEAEAEEPDSHGSTFTTDDSLEPAHAVEILADDLKTVGMEAKTLTANQQQLVSTFLTNRPSKEDLSKQALGVRDIWDLGGQEVYLATHLALLPDSKAFGLSMYMIVMDISKSLSDEAKSFLRLSDGEVIDQTNELSWIRTNGDFPLYWFGSITAAHEEAPMGDHWLGKDEEVAPPPVFAIGTHRDVLDSNKERFPDSASVAEWLMKQGRQFEQILSDSDFVRHIVVPKKRSMREDNENFREMDHFLGRIFLIDNSVSGSGSPCKGVQEIRQRVDCMTTTHCQKDKKQPLFWVYLELLLFRWSKAMKTVVAKVDEIVKLAQHPTICNISSRDEVLVALKYLANVGAILYFPEVDGLEDVVFTRPMWVISALSAFVTAAEPGPYMMPKWNVMKEKGIMSNDLMKYRLKQMRDAAPSDFATPVDDAGTEQIQDDNKLILRLLQHLDVIAPVAGWPQIEFYVPSMLRKSFLYSHTHWQNHAHSPGLPAPVIVIPIKLKFVPECLYFRLVTRFLNLYPKNPELSRHQCIFLAEDKESPVEVEIELLYHSRGNWIALTVHYVNEDDVAKASPSLLPSIREELFKQMQSICQQGLRGFKFSICCQIQEALDRSLDIDFKFLPLLQKEKYKYSPRDAKLYNNFGKRLDVNSEGFSRINCWFKQSSDASSSASQDSVPKAINEFLIRVAAKLVEAKWQKLAICLGRKASALPQYKEKSDENLVRAMLVIEDWAAECGQKATSNALIQACKDCGIHRDLIETAYKEMKS